A genomic stretch from Chitinophaga agri includes:
- the treZ gene encoding malto-oligosyltrehalose trehalohydrolase gives MAAHITGILFSLLTLKNTLANIYPFAGAAIQSDSTCKFSVWAPFRKQVSLSIIAPQPQIHPMQPDDKGYWHTSVEGLSSGTQYKYVLDEEVTLPDPASRYQPEGVHGPSAVVDSNFEWTDDSWTGLDMSELIIYELHTGTFSGTHNFQGVIDKLDHLRSLGITAIEILPVGQFPGDRNWGYDGVYPFAVQNSYGGVNGLKALVNAAHQHGIAVILDVIYNHLGPEGNYFSQYGPWFTDKYKTPWGPALNFDDAWCDAVRAYFIQNALMWLDEFHIDGLRMDAVHAIWDCGANHFTAELSELVDALQATSGRKKFLIAEIDLNSPRYIMPREKGGYGMHGQWVDEFHHALHSLLTGEVNGYYADFGGLTPLAKSFQDSYVFTGAYSDVRKRHFGASPGDLPYHQFVVFAQNHDQIGNRMLGDRLTTQVSFEAQKLAAATVLLSPHIPLLFMGEEYGETKPFQFFTSHSDKDLIAAVTNGRREEFASFAWEGEVPEPQEITTFDNSTLSWETQTETGAALIELYRFLIAFRRTRQAMRNTTRDSVKVLIPQAEEQLLLVERSGGDDRLLILFNFSDHVVPYQYTGPGTLQKKFDSSAAIWHGPGTLAPDEATTSSAISLQPFSAIVYEIV, from the coding sequence ATGGCGGCACACATCACTGGCATATTATTTTCACTTCTCACGTTAAAAAATACTTTGGCAAATATTTATCCTTTTGCAGGGGCTGCTATACAGTCCGATAGTACATGTAAATTCAGCGTCTGGGCACCCTTCCGAAAGCAGGTCTCATTATCAATCATAGCACCGCAGCCGCAGATCCACCCTATGCAGCCAGATGATAAGGGTTACTGGCACACAAGTGTAGAAGGGCTCTCTTCAGGAACACAGTACAAATATGTCTTAGACGAGGAGGTCACATTACCTGACCCTGCATCCAGGTACCAGCCGGAAGGAGTGCATGGTCCATCAGCAGTGGTAGACAGCAATTTTGAGTGGACGGACGATAGCTGGACGGGGCTTGATATGTCCGAACTGATCATCTATGAATTACATACCGGTACTTTTTCCGGGACGCATAATTTCCAGGGTGTTATTGACAAGCTGGATCACCTGCGCTCGCTGGGTATTACGGCGATTGAGATCCTGCCGGTAGGACAATTTCCTGGCGACAGGAACTGGGGATATGACGGTGTTTATCCGTTTGCTGTACAAAACTCCTATGGAGGTGTTAATGGATTAAAGGCACTGGTCAACGCCGCACATCAACATGGCATTGCTGTGATCCTGGATGTGATATACAATCACCTGGGACCAGAAGGTAATTATTTCTCTCAATATGGTCCGTGGTTTACGGATAAGTATAAAACACCCTGGGGCCCGGCATTAAATTTTGACGATGCCTGGTGTGATGCTGTGCGTGCATACTTTATCCAAAATGCACTCATGTGGCTGGACGAATTCCATATCGACGGATTAAGGATGGATGCTGTGCATGCGATCTGGGATTGCGGCGCCAATCATTTTACAGCAGAACTGTCTGAGCTGGTGGACGCATTGCAGGCAACGTCGGGCCGTAAGAAATTCCTGATAGCTGAGATTGATCTGAATAGTCCAAGATATATTATGCCGCGGGAAAAAGGAGGCTATGGGATGCATGGTCAGTGGGTAGATGAATTTCATCACGCGCTGCATAGTCTGCTGACAGGAGAAGTGAATGGTTACTATGCAGATTTCGGCGGACTAACACCGCTGGCCAAATCCTTTCAGGACTCTTACGTTTTCACCGGCGCCTACTCTGATGTGCGTAAAAGGCATTTTGGTGCATCACCAGGAGATCTCCCCTATCATCAGTTTGTTGTATTTGCACAGAACCATGATCAGATCGGCAACAGGATGCTGGGAGACAGACTGACGACGCAGGTTTCCTTCGAGGCACAAAAGCTGGCAGCAGCAACTGTGCTATTATCACCACATATACCTTTACTATTTATGGGAGAGGAATATGGAGAGACAAAGCCTTTCCAGTTTTTCACCAGCCATAGTGATAAAGACCTGATTGCAGCGGTTACCAATGGACGCAGAGAAGAGTTTGCATCTTTTGCCTGGGAAGGAGAAGTACCCGAGCCACAGGAGATAACGACTTTTGATAATTCTACACTAAGCTGGGAGACACAGACGGAGACAGGTGCTGCATTGATAGAACTCTATCGTTTTCTGATCGCCTTTCGCAGAACAAGGCAAGCCATGCGAAATACCACCAGAGACAGTGTGAAAGTGCTGATCCCGCAGGCGGAAGAGCAACTATTACTTGTTGAGCGTTCCGGTGGTGATGACAGGCTGCTTATCTTATTCAACTTCAGTGATCATGTAGTACCCTATCAATACACGGGACCAGGCACATTACAGAAGAAGTTTGACTCTTCGGCAGCCATCTGGCATGGTCCGGGCACACTGGCACCAGACGAAGCTACTACCTCTTCTGCTATCTCTTTACAACCATTCTCAGCTATCGTATATGAAATCGTTTAA